From the genome of Bos indicus x Bos taurus breed Angus x Brahman F1 hybrid chromosome 19, Bos_hybrid_MaternalHap_v2.0, whole genome shotgun sequence:
TAACTTTGAATATCTATATTTGTCTTTCATCCATCTGATGAAAGGTGATGATGATAGTAACAGCTGCCATTTATCCTGCCCTTCTTGagggagaaacactgggctaaaTGTGCTAATACATTATTACGTTTAACCCATGTGACCACTGTGATAAAAGGTATAAGAATCACAAGGGAAACTTGCCCCATGTCCGGGAGCTGGACACTGGACTCAGGTCTTTCTGACCTCAAATTCTGTGTGCACCCCATATGTGCAAATGAGAACCCATCCAGAAATGCTTTGAGATGTGCAGAAGTTATTAAACAAGAATGGGAAAGAGGGCCTCCATCCTAGTCCATAGGAGGAGCTTGCCTTCCAGTGCTAGGGGAATGCAGCTAGTTCACAAGCCACATTCCAGCTCAGTTTCAGTACCCACAGTCACTCAGGATCTACAGTGGGAGTAGCATTTTCAACTAGAGATCTGGGGGGGAATGCTCTGGAGTCAAAGTTGCTTGTTCAAATCCAGGTTCTACTATTAGCTTGGAGACCCTGGGAACGTAAGTTAACTTTTCAGAAGCTCAGCCTCCTGGTTGTGAAGTGGGAGTGGTCCTCACCTCACAGACTGGGGTGAGGACTGAAGAGGGCAATGAAGGCAGTTCAGATGCAAAGCACTTTAACTGCTGTTGCCATGACCTTTCTTTAATCTGCCATTTTCTCATAagcattttctccttttatttttatttttttttaaacactcacTCCTACGGAGCTGGGAGGTCCCAGTGCAAATAAACTGTCTTAAAATCATACAGCATGTCAGGGAGggaaaggcagagaggagagggttCAGCTTCAGAAGTCAAGGCTAGGCTGATGCCCAGGTCTGCCATTGCCAAGcgatgtgaccttggacaagtcaccttGCCTCCCTGAACTGCTGTCCCTTCATCTATGAAACGGGAATAATGATATTGTCTCACAAGGCTGTTATGAAGGCTGTCCTTTTCTGTTCATCCAAGCACCTACTCTCCGTCCGAGGACAACACCCCAATttagaaaactgttttaaaatgccACTCTCCTTGCATTTTGCTGGTAGTCTGCTGCATGCAGTCATATTGTCCATCCCCCTGCCTCTGAGTCAAACTCCATCTCTTTAACCCAACATAGGGTGACATCTCTCAACTCTCCCTCAGCTATCAGGGACAGAGTTTTCTCTCGTCCATCTCAAGTTCAAGACAATGTTTGGGAAGTTCTTCTGAagtctcacctagagccagcgtGAACATGGAATGATGGCACCAACAGCTGTGTGAGGACAAGTCTTTAGACCTCTGGATCTGAGTGGGACGTTCGGAAGGAGAGGAGCCTGCGGGGAGGCCTATAGCAGGACGGGGTAGCACTGCCTTCCCTGGGCATCTCTGAGGCTCTGGGAAAGAGGAGTACAGGAGGGCCTGGGAGCACACGTCAGCATGAGAATTTAAGGGTCTGGGATGAAACCAGCCTGGAGTGGGAGGATAGCTCAGCCAACGCCCAGGCCAAGCACCTGTCAGGATGGGCTCTGGGCCCCTGGAGGGGCTGGGGTGCCAGGCCTGCACCCGCTCTGCTTACCTGCACGTAGTTGTCCTCGCAGTAGTCTGCGACTCGCAGCAGGGAGCTGTGGTTGCCCCTCAGGGCCTCCCGGCCCGTGGGGATCTCAAACTCCTGCAGTTGCTGTAGCTCCGCCATGGCCCCTGGCCTCTGCCCGGCTCCCCGGGGAGCCTGCCGGTTTTGCACCTCACTCTGCCCTTGATTGGTCGCtctgccttccctccctctcaCTGCTTTTGGTTTCCTCTGCGTGAGACCCAAACCTGCTAGCAAGGGGCAGGCATGCTATGCGGGGACAAGAGGAAGTTAGTCCCCACTCCCTGGGCCTGTGCCACTTTGTCCCCTgcccagaggaagggagaaaagggggGGCTCCTTTGGGGGCCcagccccccaatccctcctagcagaGGAAGCCAAGGTCGGGGCGGCTGTGATTGCTCCCTGGGCCTGGAGAGGAAGCTGCGGCGGGGGCTGGGATGGGAGACAGGAGGAAGGGGGCTGGCCTGCTCTGGGAGGTGGAGATGGATTTTCCACTCATGGAAGGGGAGGaaagggcagagggtgggggcttCCTTGGGAAGCTCGGGATGAGTCACCAAGAGACAGGGGACTGGAGggtggagaggatatggagacgGGTCATGCTGGGGGCCCATAGGGCGGTGGTGCCACAACAATGGAAAACAGCCGATGCAGCAGCCAGAGGGACCAGGCAGGACACTGAGAAGATACAACCAGAGGTCCCCTGAGAAGTGTTATCAAGTCTCCGAAGGGTTACCTGCAATGAAGATCTGGTGTATGTACATGCTCTGGGCCTGGTGGAGGCAGGACAAGATGAAATTGACCAAGTGGAGCATAAGGGACTCAGATTAGACAACAGGAAGGACTTGGCTTTGAGAAGCACCAGGTTTAAATTCCAGATTAACACGTCAGTCGTAGGAAGCAGCAGTGGCCAGAGCATCAAGCCTGCTTCAGGAGGTATGTGCTGCATTTCCTGAATTCACTAGAGACTCAGACTGGATGATGTCCGGGGTCCTGTCCTGATCTCAAACTCTTAGAGCTCAGAGCTGTCAATGGGAATTGATTTCTGGAGTAAGGGAATTTAGGAGGGACTCtgggcctcctccctgcccctatTACTGGGGAGTCTGTCAttctaaagtcaggaaaaaaaaaaaagaatccctcaCTGACCACACTGGTCCCTTAATATCTGCTCCTTGAGAGGGTCCCTTGTCACTCACTGGACAGGCGTCAGGCTGAGCAGAagctctactgctgctgctgctaagtcgcttgagtcgtgtccgactctgtgcgaccccatagacggcagcccaccaggctcccccgtccctgggattctccaggcaagaacactggagtgggttgccatttccttctccaatgcatcaaaatgaaaagtgaaagttaagtcgctcagtcgtgtctgactcttcgtgaccccatggacagcagcctaccaggctcctcctccgtccatgggattttctaggcaaaagtactggagtggggtgccattgccttctccggagcagAAGCTCAGTGACTGTTAAATGACATAGCCCTTGGGTGGTCCTGGAGGAGACCAAGAGAGAGATCAGGATGTGAGCCCTGTGCTCAGGGACTGCTGAGGGAGACACGTGTGCCGGGCTTAGAGGGAGGCATGGAGACAAAGAAGCATGGACGTGGGTGCTGGCAGTGGCCATGGCCCCTAGCTGATGGGCATAGCATCCTGAGTACATTTTCATGGAACGAGTGAATGAAATTTGAGCTCGGAGAACCTTGTAAGGTGAGATGGTGGGGCTTGAGTGAGGGACACAGAGGCTTCTTGGATGAGGGAAGTTGGGAGGTGGTGTAGGACTTGCCTCATTGGAAATAGCCTCAGAGCAGGCTCAGACGTAGGGGAGGAGGGGGCTTGGGAGAGAAGACTGGGGAAGGGgagcaggcagggctggagggTAAGAATGGGGAAAGGGGCTCTAAGCCAGAGGGGTCACTATAGGAGAGGGGCTGATTGCGGGGGGCGAGACAGGTTGCCTGCAGTGGTGGTAGTCTGGAAGGCTCAAGCTGCTGGATGAGTTTAGAACCTTGAGCCTATGATCAGCTTAGGCATCAGAGATTTGGGCTTCCAGACCATCTGCTTTGTCTAAAGACTTTCAGCTGATAAGGAGCTAGGAGGCTCAAACGCCTTCATCTGGGTCTTGAAGTGCACGCTCTTGCTTGGCAGGTGAGAGGGGCTGAGGTTGCACTGGACTGGGATCTAGTCTTAGAATTATTGAGGTTAGAAACCAGGCGGGCCTTCCTGATAACCCTGTGGtagtgataatgatgatgaacaCATTGTgtttattatatgccaggcagtgtgttaaaatattttacagatattattttcttaatcctcacaataatcatATAAGGTAGGTACCATTATTATGCcgttttgcagatggggaaacaaaggttGAAGGAGGATGCGCACCAGCTTGGAAGCTGCCAAGTCACAATCGGAACTGGAGTCTGGAAGACTCCAGAGCCTTTCTCTTAATCACTAGGGTAGTCTTTCTTCTGGCAGGACCTGAATTTTCCTGAAAACTGCCTAATGAGCTACCTGTGTTGGTGCAACAATAACTTTGCTTCCCAAATCTGTCTCACTGAAAGAAACTgctcttctctcccttctccatgCTCTGATCCCCATTTTCTCCATAGACAGATCTTATCTAAGGGCAAAGACTGTGTGTGCCTGCCCCATCCTCTCCTCCTGAGCCTAGCTCACAGTAGGGTAGGGGCAGGGGCTGCAGTGAATCCTTGGTGAGCGATGAGAATGTATGGTGAGCAGGGACGAGGTTAGAAGCTGAGGTATGGAGAGTacagaggaggagctgggggtgaCCAGGGGATTTAAAGTCCTGGCTGTGGATGCTTTCCAGGGCCTGGTCTCTCCAGGACAGGATGGCCCAAGAGCTCAGCGAGAAGGAACTCTTAAAGATGGAGGTAGAGCAGCTGAAGAAGGAAGTGAAGAACCCAAGAGCTCTGGTGAGCCTCCTCTTTCACTCCCTGCTGCCTCTTCTCTATCCCTTTCTGGTCCTCATGGAGACAGGACAGTGTGATGGAAGGTGTGATGAACAGCAGGGTGGTGGGACCTTTCCAGGGCAGTAGAAAGAGCAAGAGGTGCCTCTGGaatgggctgggaggtgggaggaggcaaAGTTTGTTCCTACAAAGGTGCACAAGAGATAAccccagagcctggagggcttggtGTGTCCAATTCAGTCCCTGGACTGGGCCTGGCCAAATATCCCTCACAAGTAAGAATCAGGCTTTCTGGTTCTGGTCAAGGAACTCATACTCCTCTCACACCTGGCTGTGCCTCTCATCTTTCTTCTCTCCTGTCTCTACTCCCACCCTGCCCAGAAACCTGTTTTTGGGGGACTGAGCAAATCATGAATCCTGAGCAAGAGAAAAGGGCTAGAACCACACTCTGCTTTCTCCCAGATTtccaaaacaggaaaggaaatcaAGGATTATGTGGAGGCTGAAGCAGGAAACGACCCTCTTCTTAAAGGCATCCCTGAGGACAAGAATCCCTTCAAGGAAAAAGGCGGTTGTATAATAAGCTGATGGTGCTGGAGCCCCTCACCCTGAATGCCTGCCCCTCCTCAGCCCTCTCCCCACCAGAACCAAGTACCCTGGGATGTGCAGGGAAGCAGTGGATGTTCACTCTCTCTTAGTCACAGGATGAGTAAAGAGGCCCAGCTGCACTCATCGTGAATCCATTCCCCAGTTCCACTGTGAACTCTTCTCTTCCATTACCTCCATCACCTGCTGGGTCACTGCTGACCCCACCTGGAACCGCTCCCAGGAGAGCCGCCCTGGCTCAGGACGCAATTCCCTGAGAGCCCGGACAGTCCTTGGGAAACAGTTACTCCTCCTTAAAATGCCTCCTATTTCCCCCTCCACTGTCTGCCTAGGAACCAGCATTTCCATCCAGAGCTTCTGGGTTGAGGATTGGAGTTGGGGGGGCCCTTTTCCCCCACCTCATGTCTGGTCCTGTGGAACTCCTCCCGGTCATTTAGATAACCTGAGATTGGCCTGGTGACAAAAAGAGCTTGTAAAGTCATGATGTCATGATTTATTGAATATTACTGAGTGTCTGTTCCATGTTGGGCTAGGATAAAAGAGCAAGCAAAATTCAAGTGGCTCTTATTGTCATGGAATCTAGCAGAGAAGACACAAAACAGAGTTACAATTAAATCAGTAAGTGCTACAGTGGCAAAGGGGGAGTCGAGGCTGGTGTAGGAACACACAGCAGAGGACATTCAGGGCACTGGACAAGGTCAAAGTGAAC
Proteins encoded in this window:
- the GNGT2 gene encoding guanine nucleotide-binding protein G(I)/G(S)/G(O) subunit gamma-T2, yielding MAQELSEKELLKMEVEQLKKEVKNPRALISKTGKEIKDYVEAEAGNDPLLKGIPEDKNPFKEKGGCIIS